In Cervus elaphus chromosome 5, mCerEla1.1, whole genome shotgun sequence, the following proteins share a genomic window:
- the LOC122694148 gene encoding 60S ribosomal protein L26-like, giving the protein MKFNPFVTSDRSKNRKRHFNAPSHIRRKIMSSPLSKELRQKYNVRSMPIRKDDEVQVVRGHYKGQQIGKVVQVYRKKYVIYIERVQQEKANGTTVHVGIHPSKVVITRLKLDKDRKKILERKAKSRQVGKEKGKYKEETIEKMQE; this is encoded by the coding sequence ATGAAGTTCAATCCCTTTGTGACTTCTGACCGAAGCAAGAATCGAAAGAGGCATTTCAATGCGCCTTCCCACATTCGCAGGAAAATTATGTCTTCTCCTCTTTCTAAAGAGCTAAGGCAGAAGTACAACGTTCGATCCATGCCCATCCGAAAGGATGATGAAGTTCAGGTTGTACGAGGGCACTACAAAGGGCAGCAAATTGGCAAAGTAGTCCAGGTGTACAGGAAGAAATACGTCATCTACATTGAACGAGTGCAGCAGGAGAAGGCTAACGGCACAACTGTCCATGTGGGCATTCACCCCAGCAAGGTGGTTATCACCAGACTAAAACTGGACAAAGACCGCAAAAAGATCCTCGAACGTAAAGCCAAATCTCGCCaagtaggaaaggaaaagggcaaatataaggaagaaacaattgagaagatgcaggaaTAA